A single region of the Triticum dicoccoides isolate Atlit2015 ecotype Zavitan chromosome 2B, WEW_v2.0, whole genome shotgun sequence genome encodes:
- the LOC119367982 gene encoding uncharacterized protein LOC119367982, producing the protein MGLSPSKRVDSALRRAPAFAAACEAAFDRCLADAQHAFSGVRPYQLANASAHLHSALRGSLPIVRRWVPSPPARVRVDSALRASGLEGAGELSRDQFGEFAAELFREAVLAGAAEAALVRAPAGAAGILGVAIVSRAGAGAAGKLVALYTAGVAAAVYLSLG; encoded by the coding sequence ATGGGCCTGAGCCCCTCGAAGCGCGTGGACTCGGCGCTCCGGCGGGCGCCGGCGTTCGCCGCCGCCTGCGAGGCCGCCTTCGACCGCTGCCTCGCCGATGCCCAGCACGCCTTCTCCGGCGTCCGCCCCTACCAGCTCGCGAACGCGTCCGCGCACCTCCACTCGGCCCTccggggctccctccctatcgtccgCCGCTGGGTGCCCTCGCCGCCGGCGCGCGTGCGCGTAGACTCTGCGCTGCGCGCCTCTGGCTTGGAAGGCGCCGGCGAGCTCTCGCGGGATCAGTTCGGGGAGTTCGCGGCCGAGCTGTTCAGGGAGGCCGTGCTCGCCGGCGCGGCCGAGGCGGCGCTCGTCCGTGCCCCGGCCGGCGCGGCCGGGATCCTCGGGGTGGCCATCGTGTCCCGCGCAGGCGCCGGGGCAGCTGGGAAGTTGGTCGCTCTTTACACCGCCGGCGTCGCCGCCGCTGTTTACCTCAGCTTGGGCTAG